A DNA window from Flavisolibacter ginsenosidimutans contains the following coding sequences:
- a CDS encoding Gfo/Idh/MocA family protein, producing MKDGKLGIALVGLGSYSEGQLAPALQQTKHCYLAGIVTGSSDKAAQWKTKYNLPANACYTYETFDRIKEDSNVDIVYVVLPNALHAEYVVRAAQAGKHVICEKPMAVTVEECDRMIAACKEAGKMLSVGYRLHFEPHNKEAMRIGQQKVFGDVKWIEAEHGLSEATGWRLKKALAGGGPLMDVGIYCVQAARYLTGLEPVAVTAQEGFKHHPEKFNGIEESITWQMEMPDGIVAKCTSSYSEKQNRLLVEAERGWLELSPAYSYAGIEGRTAEGKMDFAQVNQQALQMDDFALCVKEGKPSPVSGEEGRQDVKILQAIYRAMHTGERAVIE from the coding sequence ATGAAAGACGGGAAATTAGGCATTGCACTGGTAGGTCTTGGATCGTACAGCGAAGGGCAGTTAGCACCGGCCTTGCAACAGACGAAGCATTGTTACCTGGCCGGCATCGTAACCGGAAGCAGCGACAAAGCCGCGCAATGGAAAACAAAATACAATCTGCCTGCAAACGCTTGTTACACTTACGAAACGTTTGACAGAATCAAAGAGGATTCAAACGTTGACATCGTTTATGTGGTTCTTCCCAACGCACTGCACGCGGAATACGTTGTTCGTGCAGCACAAGCAGGAAAGCATGTCATTTGCGAAAAGCCAATGGCCGTAACTGTGGAGGAATGCGACCGCATGATTGCCGCCTGCAAAGAAGCGGGCAAGATGCTTTCCGTCGGGTACCGTTTACACTTTGAGCCGCACAACAAAGAAGCGATGCGCATCGGCCAACAAAAAGTTTTTGGCGATGTAAAGTGGATTGAAGCCGAACACGGCCTGAGCGAGGCAACAGGCTGGCGTTTGAAAAAAGCATTGGCCGGCGGCGGCCCGCTTATGGATGTGGGCATTTACTGTGTGCAGGCTGCCCGCTACCTTACAGGCCTGGAGCCTGTTGCCGTTACAGCACAAGAAGGCTTTAAGCACCACCCCGAGAAATTTAACGGCATCGAAGAATCCATTACCTGGCAAATGGAAATGCCGGACGGCATTGTGGCCAAATGCACAAGCTCTTACTCGGAAAAACAAAACCGATTGCTTGTAGAAGCCGAACGAGGCTGGCTCGAACTTTCACCGGCTTATTCTTACGCAGGCATTGAAGGAAGAACAGCCGAAGGCAAGATGGATTTTGCGCAGGTAAATCAACAGGCTTTGCAGATGGATGATTTTGCCTTGTGCGTCAAAGAAGGAAAACCTTCGCCGGTTTCGGGTGAAGAAGGAAGACAAGACGTAAAAATTTTGCAGGCTATTTACCGGGCAATGCATACCGGTGAAAGAGCGGTAATCGAATAA
- a CDS encoding uracil-DNA glycosylase family protein, with protein sequence MKTWAQDLYEFYSSLKPKQRLPNNVQWLYPQRSEEVMNVVQKFLQKYFSDNNQRTLFLGINPGRFGAGITGVNFTAAKQLTDDCGIENPFGKGSELSAEFIYAMIKAYGGPKDFYSRFFIGSVCPLGFVKEGKNINYYDDKDLQKAVEPFIVQSIEKQLSFPVVRSRCLCIGGEKNFRFLSKLNETHKWFGKIIPLPHPRFIMQYRRKQVQPFIQLYLDAMKKK encoded by the coding sequence ATGAAAACATGGGCGCAGGATCTTTACGAATTTTATTCATCGCTGAAGCCAAAGCAGCGGTTGCCCAACAATGTACAGTGGCTCTATCCACAACGCAGCGAAGAAGTGATGAACGTTGTACAAAAATTCCTGCAGAAATATTTTAGCGACAACAATCAGCGAACACTTTTTCTCGGCATCAACCCGGGCCGTTTTGGTGCAGGAATAACCGGCGTAAACTTTACCGCCGCCAAACAACTCACCGATGACTGCGGCATTGAAAACCCGTTTGGAAAAGGCTCGGAACTTTCGGCTGAATTTATTTACGCCATGATTAAGGCCTACGGCGGACCAAAGGATTTTTACAGCAGGTTCTTCATTGGTTCCGTTTGCCCGCTGGGCTTTGTAAAAGAAGGCAAGAACATTAATTATTACGACGACAAAGACCTGCAAAAAGCCGTTGAACCTTTCATCGTTCAAAGCATCGAAAAGCAACTTTCTTTTCCCGTTGTCCGCAGCCGCTGCCTTTGCATTGGCGGCGAAAAAAACTTCCGTTTTCTCTCCAAACTAAACGAGACGCACAAGTGGTTTGGCAAAATCATTCCGCTGCCGCATCCGCGTTTCATTATGCAGTACCGGCGCAAGCAGGTGCAACCGTTCATCCAATTGTATTTGGACGCGATGAAAAAGAAATAA
- a CDS encoding S46 family peptidase, whose amino-acid sequence MKRTTIAFLLFVSFAFRAAADEGMWLPLLLGQQVYNDMVKKGLKLTKEQLYSINQPSVKDAILIFGSGCTGEIVSNQGLIFTNHHCGYDAIAKASTVEHNYLHDGFYAKNTGEEIPSQLSVQFLLRIDDVTKLVMDSLKNLTGAERAARQTQIIQAINDRMSDAAQSIETKVSPLFKGNQFLAFVYQRYTDIRLVGAPPEAFGKFGGDTDNWEWPRHTCDFSVFRVYATKDGKPTKYSAANIPLKPKWYLPVSLKGVREGDFSMIFGYPGSTNRYESSYGIQLSTDINNPSLVKLRHVRMKYMMDEMKKDPAIKLQLASSYASIANYWKFYKGETEELYKYDVFGQKRKEEEAFQKWATSKPEYANIFKDLKNAYDAWRPYAMQRMYINEGLASRPLLGSPLLQFAASLQKLETSLVKTGSTQAEVKQALDDAGAARQDFIKAENKPSDQNIVAAVLQMFYNDIPKDQRPVGFYEALRNEYGSLDKASTYQKYAEAVFRETMLLDDQKWNAFVRNPDANTLQQDLAYNLASAFWKNYQSKYYPLYQQFETKNNEWARLYLKGVMEENPKKIMYPDATFTMRVSYGKVAGYKPRDAVYYDYVTTSKGVLEKYKPGDYEFDLPKDAVEKLKAKDFGQYKDAKYNDLVTCFITTNDITGGNSGSPVMNGKGELIGLAFDGNYEALSHKLAFDKDLNRTINVDIRYVLWVIDKVGGAQNIIKELTLRKQ is encoded by the coding sequence ATGAAAAGAACAACGATTGCATTTCTTTTATTTGTATCCTTTGCATTCCGCGCCGCGGCCGACGAAGGCATGTGGCTGCCGCTATTGTTGGGACAGCAAGTGTACAACGACATGGTGAAAAAAGGCCTCAAGCTTACCAAAGAACAACTTTATTCCATCAACCAACCTTCGGTGAAAGACGCCATCCTGATTTTTGGTAGTGGCTGCACCGGTGAGATCGTGAGCAACCAGGGTCTCATCTTTACCAACCACCACTGCGGCTACGATGCCATTGCCAAAGCCAGCACGGTGGAACACAACTACCTGCACGACGGCTTCTATGCCAAAAACACGGGTGAAGAAATTCCCTCGCAGCTTTCCGTGCAATTTTTATTGCGCATTGATGACGTAACAAAGCTGGTGATGGACTCGTTGAAAAATCTTACCGGTGCTGAACGAGCGGCAAGACAAACACAAATCATCCAGGCCATCAATGACCGCATGAGCGATGCGGCGCAAAGCATTGAAACGAAAGTAAGCCCGCTGTTTAAAGGCAACCAGTTCCTTGCTTTTGTTTACCAGCGCTACACCGACATTCGTTTGGTGGGCGCACCGCCGGAAGCCTTTGGCAAATTTGGCGGCGATACCGACAACTGGGAATGGCCGCGCCACACGTGTGATTTTTCGGTGTTTCGGGTGTACGCAACAAAAGACGGCAAGCCTACGAAATACAGTGCCGCCAACATTCCGTTGAAACCAAAATGGTATTTACCCGTTTCGTTGAAAGGCGTAAGAGAAGGCGATTTTTCCATGATCTTCGGCTATCCCGGAAGCACCAACCGGTACGAATCGTCTTACGGCATTCAGCTTTCTACCGACATCAACAATCCTTCATTGGTCAAGCTTCGCCACGTGCGCATGAAGTACATGATGGACGAAATGAAGAAAGACCCTGCCATTAAACTGCAGCTTGCTTCCAGCTACGCTTCCATTGCCAACTACTGGAAATTTTACAAAGGCGAAACCGAAGAACTTTACAAATACGATGTCTTCGGGCAAAAACGCAAAGAAGAAGAAGCCTTTCAAAAATGGGCTACATCGAAACCCGAATACGCCAATATTTTTAAAGACCTGAAAAATGCTTACGATGCCTGGCGGCCTTATGCCATGCAACGTATGTACATTAACGAAGGCCTGGCTTCGCGTCCCTTGCTGGGTTCACCGCTTTTGCAGTTTGCCGCTTCACTGCAAAAACTGGAAACCAGTCTTGTGAAAACCGGAAGCACGCAAGCCGAGGTTAAACAAGCACTGGACGATGCCGGGGCTGCGCGACAGGATTTTATCAAAGCCGAGAACAAGCCATCGGACCAAAACATTGTGGCGGCGGTACTGCAAATGTTTTACAACGACATTCCAAAAGACCAACGGCCGGTTGGTTTTTACGAGGCGCTGCGCAACGAGTACGGGAGCCTGGACAAAGCATCTACTTACCAGAAATATGCAGAAGCTGTTTTCCGGGAAACCATGTTGCTTGATGACCAGAAGTGGAACGCTTTTGTGCGCAACCCGGATGCAAACACGTTGCAGCAAGACCTGGCTTATAACCTGGCTTCTGCCTTTTGGAAAAACTACCAAAGCAAATACTACCCGCTTTACCAGCAGTTTGAAACCAAAAACAACGAATGGGCAAGGCTTTATTTGAAAGGCGTGATGGAAGAAAATCCAAAGAAGATCATGTATCCGGATGCGACGTTTACCATGCGGGTGAGCTACGGCAAAGTGGCCGGCTACAAACCCCGCGATGCCGTGTATTACGATTACGTGACCACATCAAAAGGCGTATTGGAAAAATACAAGCCGGGTGATTACGAATTTGATTTGCCAAAAGACGCCGTGGAAAAATTAAAGGCAAAAGACTTTGGCCAATACAAGGATGCGAAGTACAATGACCTGGTGACTTGCTTCATTACCACTAACGACATTACGGGCGGCAACTCCGGCTCGCCGGTGATGAACGGCAAGGGCGAACTCATTGGCCTTGCCTTTGACGGCAATTACGAAGCCCTGAGTCACAAGCTGGCTTTCGACAAAGATTTAAACCGCACCATCAACGTTGACATTCGCTATGTGTTGTGGGTGATTGACAAAGTGGGCGGCGCACAAAACATCATCAAGGAACTAACCTTGCGCAAACAATAA
- a CDS encoding YMGG-like glycine zipper-containing protein — MKKLLSIVTLALGLTLASGSVNEAAAQKKWSHKKKDAVIGGAAGAATGAIVSHKKGKGALIGGAVGAGAGYLVGRHKDKKKKS, encoded by the coding sequence ATGAAAAAGCTATTGTCAATTGTTACGCTTGCATTGGGATTAACGCTGGCTTCGGGAAGCGTCAACGAAGCGGCGGCACAAAAAAAATGGAGTCACAAGAAGAAGGACGCGGTAATTGGCGGCGCAGCGGGTGCAGCCACGGGCGCTATCGTTAGCCACAAAAAAGGAAAGGGTGCGTTAATTGGCGGTGCGGTTGGCGCCGGTGCGGGTTATCTGGTTGGGCGTCATAAAGACAAGAAGAAAAAATCATAA